In one Methanobacterium sp. genomic region, the following are encoded:
- a CDS encoding Gfo/Idh/MocA family oxidoreductase produces the protein MNKVNVGVVGVGAMGHNHVRVYTRLKNANLLAVSDLMKGTLAEVSKKYNTVGFVDYDNVLKMPEIDAVSVCVPTTYHYEVVMSAIEQGKHVLVEKPIAFTLKEAKDMVRAARKEGVKLATGHVERFNPAVLEAKKLLRDKLIGEVVSVSAKRVGPFPPRIKDVGVTIDLAIHEVDVMAYLLDSPVSKVYAHVGSRLQKCEFEDHAEIMMEFYNNAIGMLEVNWLTPYKKRQLEVTGTDGIISLDYIDQNVEVFGKNARKVRVPHHEPLMEELDSFLNAIIMDEKPKITGEDGIHALKTVLAAMKSAKEKIPVSIKID, from the coding sequence GTGAATAAGGTAAATGTGGGTGTTGTTGGTGTAGGGGCCATGGGCCACAACCATGTTCGAGTTTACACTAGACTAAAAAATGCCAATCTTTTGGCAGTTTCTGATCTTATGAAAGGCACTCTAGCAGAGGTTTCCAAGAAATATAACACTGTAGGGTTCGTTGACTATGACAATGTGCTTAAAATGCCAGAAATAGACGCAGTAAGTGTCTGCGTCCCAACCACATACCATTATGAGGTGGTCATGAGTGCCATAGAACAGGGAAAGCATGTATTGGTGGAAAAACCCATTGCTTTCACCTTAAAAGAAGCCAAAGATATGGTACGAGCCGCCAGAAAAGAAGGAGTTAAACTGGCAACTGGGCATGTTGAACGATTCAACCCAGCAGTTTTAGAGGCCAAAAAGCTTTTAAGAGATAAATTAATTGGAGAAGTAGTTTCCGTATCTGCTAAACGGGTTGGGCCCTTCCCACCACGTATTAAAGATGTTGGAGTTACTATAGATCTTGCCATACATGAAGTGGATGTGATGGCATACTTACTGGACAGTCCTGTTTCTAAGGTATATGCTCATGTTGGCAGCAGGCTTCAGAAATGTGAATTCGAAGACCATGCCGAGATAATGATGGAATTCTACAACAACGCTATTGGCATGTTAGAGGTCAACTGGCTCACACCATATAAGAAAAGACAACTGGAAGTTACTGGGACAGATGGAATTATCTCCCTGGATTATATTGACCAGAATGTGGAAGTTTTTGGAAAAAATGCTAGAAAAGTAAGGGTACCTCACCATGAACCACTTATGGAGGAGTTAGATTCATTTTTAAATGCTATTATAATGGATGAAAAACCTAAAATCACTGGTGAAGATGGGATACATGCTTTGAAAACTGTTCTTGCAGCTATGAAATCAGCTAAAGAGAAAATTCCAGTTTCTATTAAAATTGATTGA
- the hemC gene encoding hydroxymethylbilane synthase — protein sequence MQVGTRGSSLAMVQTKNIITSLKDITNEEIDIKIIKTTGDKITDSQLYNMDVKGIFTKELDKAVLEEEVDFAVHSLKDLPSELTEDLEIIAVPLRESPNEALVSPYTWDNLPESATLGTSSVRREAFCRYHHKDVDIRPIRGNIDTRIKKVVSGEYHATLMAEAGIKRLGLIKHIKERFSLDYMTPAAGQGALAVVARKDTEKRKVLEALTHTASYHEVMAEKKVLSELGVGCQWPLGVCARTNGNELELQSILLTKKGELISKHKIKGPISNAESIGLEVAKRMMEDC from the coding sequence TTGCAAGTAGGTACTAGAGGAAGCAGTCTGGCAATGGTTCAAACCAAAAACATAATCACTTCTTTAAAAGATATAACAAATGAAGAAATAGATATAAAAATTATAAAGACCACAGGGGATAAAATAACAGATTCTCAACTATATAATATGGATGTGAAGGGAATATTCACTAAAGAACTGGATAAGGCAGTGCTGGAGGAAGAAGTGGATTTTGCAGTCCATAGTTTAAAAGATTTGCCTAGTGAATTAACAGAAGATCTGGAGATTATAGCTGTCCCTCTTCGTGAATCACCTAATGAAGCATTAGTATCACCATACACATGGGATAATTTGCCTGAAAGTGCAACTCTTGGAACAAGTAGCGTCAGAAGAGAAGCTTTTTGCAGATATCATCATAAAGATGTGGATATAAGGCCCATTAGGGGAAACATAGACACTCGGATAAAAAAAGTAGTATCTGGTGAATATCATGCTACTTTAATGGCCGAAGCCGGTATTAAACGATTAGGACTCATTAAACATATCAAAGAAAGATTTTCATTGGATTATATGACTCCTGCAGCAGGCCAGGGGGCACTGGCAGTTGTTGCACGCAAAGACACTGAAAAAAGGAAGGTATTAGAGGCTTTAACTCATACAGCATCTTATCATGAGGTCATGGCCGAAAAAAAAGTACTTTCAGAGTTGGGGGTAGGTTGTCAATGGCCTCTTGGTGTGTGTGCAAGGACAAATGGGAATGAATTGGAACTCCAATCAATTTTGCTTACTAAAAAGGGTGAACTTATCTCTAAACATAAAATTAAAGGTCCAATCAGTAATGCTGAAAGCATTGGTCTAGAGGTTGCCAAACGCATGATGGAGGATTGCTAG
- a CDS encoding heavy metal-binding domain-containing protein, which yields MFAAVKNNLVEKRWAIIAVLIGTGVGFLSAVICVKWHLVIFGFNILFIVSPLIAGFVETFIARRMYGKSTGAISALLIFIIINAYAWLFPKDPIVLNFFTLGGLALMIQAAFPILINYLVFVVFLGVLTYIIGFLGNLLSKAMDKISKKPLESEGVEKIPEDTFENLIDKLEVPIVSIPHMDGGKITKHIGMVTGEAIVMENSEGISKLTKKLHLQDMNLDEVKSAALTRMLQNAKEIGANTVIEVLIDYNSIGGLMGNAIIVTATGTAVIYE from the coding sequence TTGTTTGCAGCAGTGAAAAATAATTTAGTAGAAAAACGCTGGGCAATCATTGCCGTATTGATAGGTACCGGGGTTGGTTTTTTATCTGCAGTTATCTGTGTGAAATGGCATTTAGTAATTTTTGGCTTTAATATATTATTTATAGTATCTCCCCTTATTGCCGGATTCGTTGAAACGTTTATAGCTCGTCGCATGTATGGTAAAAGCACAGGAGCTATTAGTGCACTTTTAATATTTATAATAATAAATGCATACGCTTGGCTTTTCCCCAAAGATCCTATTGTACTTAATTTTTTTACTTTAGGTGGTCTGGCATTGATGATTCAAGCAGCATTCCCCATTTTGATAAATTATTTAGTATTTGTGGTTTTTTTGGGTGTTTTAACCTATATTATAGGGTTTTTAGGGAATTTACTCTCGAAAGCTATGGATAAAATCAGTAAAAAACCTCTTGAATCTGAAGGTGTTGAAAAGATTCCTGAAGACACATTTGAAAATTTAATTGATAAGTTAGAGGTTCCTATTGTGTCCATCCCTCACATGGATGGAGGTAAGATCACTAAACACATCGGTATGGTAACTGGTGAGGCAATAGTTATGGAAAACTCTGAAGGAATATCTAAACTCACTAAGAAACTCCATTTACAAGACATGAATTTGGATGAAGTTAAAAGTGCGGCTCTCACTCGCATGCTTCAAAATGCCAAGGAAATAGGCGCAAATACGGTAATTGAAGTTTTAATTGACTATAATTCTATTGGAGGATTAATGGGTAATGCTATTATTGTAACTGCCACTGGGACTGCTGTTATTTATGAATAA
- a CDS encoding orotate phosphoribosyltransferase-like protein — protein sequence MNQKLIKKAFELRSRGFTTGEIADELNVSKDTARWLILQGTDKTKEKSEEKAPLDFAINWNSLGGSSTRMSYVSAAMADMALQHGDIEVVVGITVSGIPFATMMAEILDADMAVFHPIKHRKGKDAKGAVSSNFAPVEGKKLIIVDDVITSGGTIGEAIKVFKSLGAEPLAAVVLIDKKGLLEVEKVPVESLIRVSRLG from the coding sequence ATGAACCAAAAACTGATTAAAAAGGCTTTTGAACTTAGGAGCAGAGGATTTACTACAGGCGAAATAGCTGACGAGCTCAATGTTTCTAAAGACACTGCCAGATGGCTCATACTCCAAGGGACAGATAAAACCAAGGAAAAATCAGAGGAAAAAGCACCCCTCGATTTTGCAATTAATTGGAATAGTTTAGGCGGAAGTTCAACCAGAATGTCTTATGTTTCGGCAGCTATGGCTGATATGGCACTTCAACATGGGGATATAGAAGTAGTAGTGGGAATTACGGTTAGTGGAATACCTTTTGCCACTATGATGGCCGAGATATTGGATGCAGACATGGCCGTGTTTCACCCTATCAAACACCGCAAAGGGAAAGATGCAAAAGGAGCAGTTAGTAGTAATTTTGCCCCTGTAGAGGGGAAAAAATTGATAATAGTGGATGATGTCATTACTAGTGGGGGGACCATTGGGGAGGCAATAAAGGTATTCAAAAGTTTGGGAGCAGAACCATTAGCTGCAGTTGTTCTCATAGATAAGAAAGGATTATTAGAGGTTGAAAAAGTCCCAGTAGAATCTCTAATAAGGGTTAGTAGGTTGGGATAA
- a CDS encoding DUF2116 family Zn-ribbon domain-containing protein, translated as MIEQHKHCPMCGTPIPMSEKFCSPNCEEIARANQQKVQKTRKMLYILFAVFVLVWIFFMLKGKIGL; from the coding sequence ATGATTGAACAGCACAAACACTGTCCCATGTGTGGGACACCAATACCCATGAGTGAGAAGTTTTGTTCTCCTAACTGTGAAGAAATAGCACGCGCAAACCAGCAAAAAGTTCAGAAAACCCGAAAAATGCTGTACATTCTATTTGCAGTATTTGTACTTGTCTGGATATTTTTCATGTTAAAAGGCAAAATTGGATTGTAA
- a CDS encoding DUF308 domain-containing protein, with the protein MKNPVLALLAIILGLLVIAFPLAGLVAAGVLTGFVVLMIAIWLLIVGASQMDISKTAGILNVILGIIVLIVGIGLIFSSALFAFLTAFLLYIVGISMIAAGVIALLSRSAYKNATWAGILGIVLGLLYILLGTLAFDPVYLGILIGVWLIINGVLALFEE; encoded by the coding sequence ATGAAAAATCCTGTATTGGCCCTTTTGGCGATAATTCTTGGTTTATTAGTAATAGCGTTTCCACTGGCAGGCCTTGTCGCTGCTGGTGTGTTAACTGGTTTTGTAGTTTTGATGATAGCTATTTGGCTTTTGATTGTAGGCGCTTCTCAGATGGATATCAGTAAAACTGCAGGCATTTTGAACGTGATATTGGGTATAATAGTTCTGATTGTAGGCATTGGTCTGATATTCAGCTCTGCATTATTTGCATTCTTAACTGCCTTCTTACTATATATTGTGGGAATATCCATGATAGCGGCCGGTGTAATAGCTCTACTTTCTCGCAGCGCATACAAAAATGCCACTTGGGCAGGAATACTTGGAATAGTCCTGGGGTTACTTTACATACTATTGGGAACATTAGCCTTTGATCCAGTTTATTTGGGAATTTTAATAGGTGTTTGGCTGA
- the pyrH gene encoding UMP kinase produces MRIVITIGGSVIIKDHNYKKFQDYATVLRDMSAEHQVMVVVGGGSTARDYIGIARDMGASEAICDDIGIEVTRLNARLLITALGEDAYPRVPYNFSQAHEFSSLGKIVVMGGTEPAHSTDAVGSILAEFVGAELLLNATSVDGLFDKDPNKFPEAQMIEEITPKDMMEMLSDKDMKAGTYEFLDKTAIQIIARSKIRTVILNGENPENLKKAINEKIGTLIIPNPE; encoded by the coding sequence ATGCGAATAGTGATCACAATTGGTGGATCTGTAATAATAAAAGATCATAATTACAAAAAATTTCAGGATTATGCTACTGTTTTAAGGGATATGTCCGCAGAACACCAAGTCATGGTGGTTGTGGGTGGAGGTAGTACAGCAAGGGATTACATTGGAATAGCCAGAGATATGGGAGCTTCAGAAGCAATTTGCGATGATATTGGTATTGAAGTAACGCGGCTTAACGCACGTCTGCTCATAACAGCTTTAGGGGAAGATGCTTATCCACGAGTGCCCTATAACTTCAGTCAAGCCCATGAATTTTCTTCATTGGGTAAAATAGTGGTTATGGGTGGAACAGAGCCTGCACATAGTACTGATGCGGTGGGAAGTATTCTGGCTGAATTTGTAGGTGCTGAATTACTTTTAAATGCCACATCAGTAGATGGTTTATTTGATAAAGATCCCAATAAATTTCCAGAAGCTCAAATGATAGAAGAAATTACTCCAAAAGATATGATGGAAATGTTGTCGGATAAGGATATGAAGGCAGGTACCTATGAATTTTTGGATAAAACTGCTATACAGATCATAGCTCGTTCTAAAATAAGAACAGTTATATTAAATGGTGAAAATCCAGAAAACTTAAAAAAAGCTATAAATGAAAAAATAGGTACGTTAATTATTCCTAATCCCGAATAA
- the prf1 gene encoding peptide chain release factor 1 yields the protein MSEPSSTELYEVKRTLKELSEKKGRGTELVSIYIPPDKQISDVVKHMREELSQSANIKSKQTKKNVQSAIEVIMQRMKLFPRPPERGLVLFVGMIPKGGPGTEKMETYVFEPPEPVQTYTYHCDSQFFLEPLEEILEDKEIYGLAVIDRKEATIAIMKGKRVDIVKTLTSGVPGKHKAGGQSQRRFDRLIELAAHEFLKRIGEHMNEAFLDIENLKGVIIGGPGHTKEDFLNGDYLHHEIKQKIITTVDTSYTGDFGIREVIDKSMDVLTEIDIMKEKKLIQRFLNELVDENGLASYGEAEVRQNLMNGAVEVLLLSEDIKSKRQTFECPSCGFIGEKTIKNETDVEDKICKNCGETMKPSTSQDVIDDLVKMAEEVGSEVEIISTETEEGIQLLRAFGGIGAILRYRV from the coding sequence ATGTCAGAACCATCATCAACTGAGCTTTACGAGGTAAAAAGAACCCTTAAAGAACTTTCTGAAAAAAAAGGGAGAGGTACCGAGTTAGTATCAATTTATATACCTCCAGATAAGCAAATCAGTGATGTGGTTAAGCACATGAGGGAAGAACTAAGTCAAAGCGCTAATATCAAAAGTAAACAAACAAAAAAGAATGTACAGTCTGCTATTGAAGTTATAATGCAACGTATGAAACTTTTCCCCCGCCCTCCTGAAAGAGGCTTGGTTCTATTTGTGGGAATGATTCCAAAAGGAGGTCCTGGAACTGAAAAAATGGAAACTTATGTTTTTGAACCTCCTGAACCTGTTCAAACCTACACATATCATTGCGATTCTCAGTTCTTCCTGGAACCACTTGAAGAAATCCTTGAAGATAAAGAAATATATGGATTAGCAGTCATAGACCGTAAAGAGGCGACGATAGCCATCATGAAAGGTAAAAGGGTGGATATAGTGAAAACATTGACTAGCGGTGTTCCAGGAAAACATAAAGCTGGTGGACAGTCACAGAGACGTTTCGACCGATTGATTGAATTAGCGGCTCACGAATTCCTAAAAAGAATTGGAGAACACATGAACGAAGCTTTTTTAGATATTGAAAATTTAAAAGGAGTTATAATTGGAGGTCCGGGCCATACTAAGGAGGATTTTTTAAATGGAGATTATCTTCACCACGAAATCAAACAAAAAATTATAACAACTGTAGATACATCTTACACCGGTGATTTTGGAATAAGAGAAGTTATAGACAAATCCATGGATGTGTTAACCGAAATTGACATCATGAAGGAGAAAAAACTAATTCAACGATTCCTTAATGAGTTGGTTGATGAAAATGGTTTGGCATCTTATGGTGAAGCTGAAGTCAGACAAAACTTGATGAATGGAGCAGTAGAAGTTTTGTTACTCTCAGAAGATATCAAATCCAAACGACAAACCTTTGAATGTCCTTCTTGCGGCTTTATTGGTGAAAAAACCATAAAAAATGAGACTGATGTTGAAGATAAAATCTGCAAAAATTGTGGTGAAACCATGAAACCTTCTACATCTCAGGATGTGATTGATGATCTTGTGAAGATGGCTGAAGAAGTTGGTTCGGAAGTAGAGATCATATCTACAGAAACAGAAGAAGGAATACAACTTTTACGAGCATTTGGTGGTATTGGAGCAATATTAAGGTATAGAGTATAA
- a CDS encoding YbjQ family protein: MLVLTTPTIEGKKINKYYGLVTGESLLGANVYKDMFSGVRDVVGGRTSAYEEELKKAREVALKSMKDKAADKGANAVIGARVAYHNLGGTMGNTIMVTVFGTAVFYQE, from the coding sequence ATGCTTGTTTTAACCACTCCTACAATAGAGGGAAAGAAAATTAATAAATATTATGGTTTAGTAACTGGCGAGTCTCTATTGGGGGCAAATGTTTACAAAGACATGTTCTCTGGAGTCAGGGACGTGGTGGGAGGTAGAACTTCTGCCTATGAAGAAGAACTTAAAAAGGCTAGAGAAGTAGCTTTGAAGAGTATGAAGGATAAAGCCGCAGATAAAGGGGCTAATGCAGTAATTGGGGCGCGCGTTGCCTATCATAATTTAGGTGGAACCATGGGTAACACTATTATGGTCACTGTGTTTGGAACTGCTGTTTTTTATCAAGAATAG
- a CDS encoding long-chain fatty acid--CoA ligase — protein sequence MKISPLIIEAPDKLNYNRPWLKSYNKNTPANLVYPDKTIYEMLADSARENTNTVALEFMGTKTKFKELVSQVDNCAKALLEIGVTENDAVTICMPNTPHAVIMFYAVNKVGAIANMIHPLSAPKEIEFYLKHVDSKFILIGDFSYSNLKKVQERLEINKIIVAKISDFLGKRMTMGFWAFEGRKIPKIKYKENELLISWKKFYKLGLNSNKVIKTNMKPGDGAVVLYTGGTTGIQKGVLLSNDNFNALVVQCLAHLNDERLGEIKKDKIMCILPVFHGFGLTVCVHLPMCVGACAILVPKFNSTIFADQFAKHKPQFIAGVPTLYEALLRSKKMKKSNFKCLKGVFAGGDSVPIELKNQFNEFIQKRGSMVTMQEGYGLTETVTVSCLIPNTNDKLSSMGIPLPDMLYKIVKVGTTEDLPPGEDGEICISGPTVMLKYYNNPEETDKVLKLHPDGLKWCHTGDLGYMDEDGFFYFKSRIKRMIKSSGYSVFPNQIEEVINKHEAVSLSCVIGVPDKYQIEKIKAFITLKEGYSDSDRIKNEIMDLCNEYLAKWSVPREIEIRKELPTTLIGKVDWLKLKQEFAEA from the coding sequence ATGAAGATTTCACCTTTGATAATAGAAGCACCAGATAAATTAAACTATAACCGGCCTTGGCTTAAGTCATATAATAAAAATACGCCTGCTAATCTTGTTTATCCTGATAAAACTATTTATGAAATGTTAGCAGATTCTGCAAGAGAAAATACCAATACTGTTGCATTGGAGTTCATGGGAACAAAAACTAAGTTTAAAGAACTAGTTTCCCAAGTAGATAATTGTGCTAAAGCATTATTAGAGATAGGTGTGACTGAAAACGATGCAGTGACAATATGCATGCCCAACACTCCGCATGCAGTTATCATGTTTTATGCGGTTAATAAAGTAGGGGCCATTGCCAATATGATTCACCCCTTATCTGCACCCAAGGAAATTGAGTTTTACTTGAAACATGTGGATAGTAAATTTATTTTAATTGGTGATTTTTCTTATAGTAACTTAAAGAAGGTTCAGGAACGTCTTGAAATCAATAAGATAATAGTTGCCAAAATCAGCGATTTTTTAGGTAAAAGGATGACTATGGGTTTTTGGGCTTTCGAAGGTCGTAAAATTCCAAAAATCAAATATAAAGAAAATGAATTACTTATTTCATGGAAAAAATTTTATAAACTTGGTTTAAATTCCAATAAAGTGATTAAAACTAATATGAAACCAGGTGATGGTGCTGTAGTCTTATATACTGGTGGAACAACTGGGATCCAAAAAGGAGTTTTATTATCAAATGATAACTTTAATGCCCTTGTTGTGCAATGCTTAGCTCATTTAAATGACGAACGCTTGGGAGAAATAAAAAAAGATAAAATAATGTGCATCCTTCCAGTTTTCCATGGATTCGGACTCACAGTTTGTGTCCATCTTCCCATGTGTGTAGGGGCTTGTGCTATTTTAGTCCCAAAATTTAATTCAACTATTTTCGCCGACCAGTTTGCTAAACACAAACCACAGTTCATTGCCGGAGTTCCAACACTGTATGAAGCATTGCTTAGAAGTAAAAAAATGAAAAAATCGAATTTTAAGTGCCTAAAAGGTGTTTTTGCAGGTGGAGATTCAGTTCCCATTGAATTAAAAAATCAATTTAATGAATTTATCCAGAAAAGGGGCAGTATGGTCACCATGCAGGAAGGATATGGTTTAACTGAAACTGTTACTGTCAGCTGTTTAATACCAAATACCAATGATAAATTGAGTAGTATGGGTATTCCGCTGCCGGATATGTTATACAAGATCGTTAAGGTAGGAACTACTGAAGATCTTCCTCCAGGTGAAGATGGAGAAATCTGTATCAGCGGCCCTACAGTAATGTTAAAGTATTATAATAATCCTGAAGAAACCGATAAAGTGTTAAAATTGCATCCTGATGGTTTAAAATGGTGTCATACTGGTGATTTAGGTTACATGGATGAAGATGGATTTTTTTATTTCAAATCCCGTATTAAACGCATGATAAAAAGTTCTGGTTATTCCGTTTTTCCCAATCAAATCGAAGAGGTCATAAATAAACATGAAGCAGTATCCTTATCTTGTGTTATTGGTGTACCTGACAAATACCAAATAGAGAAAATTAAAGCATTTATAACATTAAAAGAGGGATATTCAGATTCTGATAGGATTAAAAATGAAATAATGGATTTATGTAATGAATATTTAGCTAAATGGAGTGTTCCCAGGGAAATAGAGATTCGAAAGGAATTACCCACGACTCTTATAGGTAAAGTTGATTGGTTGAAACTTAAGCAAGAGTTTGCAGAAGCATAA